Within Oncorhynchus keta strain PuntledgeMale-10-30-2019 chromosome 3, Oket_V2, whole genome shotgun sequence, the genomic segment ACAAAACATTAACAGTGAAATTAGATTGAAGAAACCAAATATGCCCACACTTTCTACTGGTTATGTTCTCTTGCATTTCCAAAGGAAATAGAAGACGTTGTTCTAATTCTATCTGGCTACAACAAATAACATACAGAACATAGTATGGGATTATAAGGTTACCTGGAGTCGAGCCAAGATGCTGGCTTTTTTAGAGTTGGAGGAGTAACTTCTAGAGCAGGAGACGCTGCAGAAGCGTTTAGTCTTGGAGTAGAAGGCGTCTCGCACTCCGACCATCCCACACATCTCACACGTGGCTGGAAAAAAAGGCAACACATAAACGTTTCCTGGAAACTCAGAATAAAGCAGGAAATTCCAATTCATTCAAAGCAATTGTAGTCTTCTTTCATCAGTTATTTTTCTCAACTATATTGTATGAAATGACAGGATAACTATGACAGTAGCAGGCCGGGATCTATGTCAATCACAGGCAGCCACTTAATTCACTCGCTCAACCGGTTTCGTGCAATCACCCCAGATACACTGACTGACCCatagtgttcttaactgatttatATCTATGGATTCTATATCAATATTTCCCTGTACTGACCCATGCCGGTCTTGCCGTCGGGATAGGTGTAGACCtgtccattgtttttgatgaTGGGCAGGCTGGCGGGGATGGAGGGCACCTCGTCCTCACTGTCATCTGAGCTGGAGCTACTGGTGCTCTCCTCACTGCAGCTGTCGTACCGGTCAAACATCCCAAAAGAGTCCTGGCGCTTACGCTCCGAACGCGGGGTGCGTTCAGCctggaaggagcagagagagggaacgcATGACGCCCTACTGAAACCAATTGTACAGTGAGGGGGATATAATATAATTTGACACTTGTTTTTCTTTCAACAAGGGAATAATCACAAATAACATGTTTTATTATGGCATATTAGTCCTAATCGAAGATTGGTATACTTGGAAACGGTGTACGGTAATCAATGTGATACAACAGCCACGCTGATATGTAGCAGATATAACTACCATGGCTACAGATGAGATGAGAAACATCCATAACAATACAGTTACTAGCATCGGATAACAAAATGTAACTGAGTCTTACATATATATGAATACAATACCCGTTTCCTTGCTATATAATCATAAAGCCGCCTAAGAGTGTTAATTTATTTACCACCTCTGCATATAATAGTAGCTGGTAGCTAACGCTAGCTTGCTAACTTAGCTGTCTGGAGAAAACACCTCCTAAACGATCCTTTCTCCCTCATCTTAATCACACTAAcgttactggctagctagctatttatATCGTTAacacttagctagctaacattgttaAAAAGGATTGTACGGAATGAATGTGAGCGACATGGGCTGGGCCTTAGCTAGCAAACCTGTTATTCCAGTTCTAGCGTTAGATACTTGGCTAGCTGACCAAGCGTCTGTTACAAGAGTAGCCATTTAGCATGTAAAAACCGAATAAAGTATTCACATATTCACTTCCCAATAAAAATAAGGGCTGTTGGATATTGCTATTTTGTGGTTTAGGGGATTCAATCAGCTGTTACTACAATCCGATAACGAAAGTGAGGCGCTAGCTACGGCTAAAGTTAGCAAGCTTGCTACACAACACATCGGATACGGACGGACCACATCGGGAAAATTAACTCACCAAATCCCTTGTGTTCTCCATCAGCCCTTCATATAGTTACAGTATTTTATTGGCACAATTTTAATAGTAAACCCCCCAAAGTAGGGGGTTTAATAGCTTGAAAAAGCTCAACTCAGAGCCCCGAAAGGAACTCAAGCAGGATAGTATCAACAAAAATACAATGTATCAAATGAGCATGCGCGTTCAGAACCCACTTCGCTGTGATTGGTCAGTGCTGAACGACAACACACAGAAACAAAACAATTGTGTCAATAGTCCACCCTACTTTCATTAAATGTAATTGACTAATATCACAATTTTCGATTGTAAAAGTAAGAGCAACGTGACCTGCCAAATGGTTCATAGTCAATATACTTTAAAAGGCATTTGTAGAGTGGAACAGACGAGGCACAGCTATACTTTGAAATCAAATCAGAAAAGCATTCTGACATATTTAAGTGTAATATCTTTATTTTCACAACATAAAACTAACGCACAATAGTACAGAGGCTTACATTTTAATTTACAGATTGTGGCTGTTAGAACAAAATCAATCACCTAATATAGGGCTCAGATGACTCCTATCACAGTGCTTTATCTTAAACAATACTGGCATTCAACTTCTTtttcctccgtctcttctcagcAACTTAAACAATAAACACATAGCAGCACAAAGCATAACTGTATGATAGGCATAAAGGAATAACCCAAAACAACCCGTATCGGGGAAAGACCACAGTTCAATGAAACTGGCTGGGAGAACTGCTGTACAGTCTGCAGATGCTAACCATTCCTGCAGATCAGTAGTGATCAGATCGGTTCAGGCCACATGGTAAGTGGCTAAATTTGCCCGCTGAAGTTTTGAAAAAAAATCATCCAATTGTTTCAGATAAAACCAAAAATGCCAAGGACAAATGGTTAATTTGGGATTCAGCATGAGTCAAGTAAGGCTTCATGAAGAGGACGAGGGGGTTGGTGGTGTGGGGGTGAGGGAAGGTGTCCACTTCATAACATGGAGTTGATGCAGAGAGTGGATGGTCAGTGCTGAAAGAAAGCGAAGGTGAGAGGAAAAAAATTTAACATGCCAATTTTAGTACAACACATCCCACTACACACGTCCAATAAAAATACATATTATCAAAAAGTCAATCCTTTGAATTTGTATCCATTCATCATTAAATTACATAAAAGTGCATATTTAACAAAAACCATGGAAGAGTATATACGGAACTTGACAAGTCTGGTCTTTGGTCTCAGACGAACTCGTCCTCTAGAACATCATCAACGCTTCCTGAGATTGAGGCCACTTCTGAAACAAGAATATAAAAACACACATTAGGTAAACTAATAAATAAGCATCGTCATTCTGGTTTCACATTTAattcaccaccacatctcagtGAATTGTCCAGACAGTGTTCCACACGACCCCTGATGAACGACAGGAAGTGCCTTGGTGATTCAGAGTGACGCAGGCCCAAAGACACACAATAGCCATGTGACAAAGCAACCCTAGTTGTGAAAAGTAGAGTCCCTCTGAAATTCAGCTTTACCTCGGTTTGGGATAGACTCCTTCATAGGTCATAATTCCTGAGGGCTCGCTTTCCTGTCATTTGCTTCAGTGCAATTGGGCTCTTTGTTGAGTTGCTCTGAGGTTTGCAGACCACTCCTCTGATGCGGTGGCCGCTCTGCAATACCCAATCTTCCACTCTCCATCCCAACCTCCTCTGGTGAATGAAATCCTGCTGAAGGTTTGTTCCTGTGTTCAGATCCTGCCTCTTTCCCAAGTGGACTGTTCACTTCCTCCATCTCGTGTTCGTCCAGTCGGTTTCTCTGTTCCTCAGTCTTCTCATCCATTCCAGCTTGGCTTTCCAGGGCATTCATGTCCATTGCCTCCTCAGAGAGGTGGAACGGTAATCTTGTtgctttcctcttcctctgtggGTTGCCACCATCAACATTAGGGCAGGACACAGCCTGACCCTTCTCCCAAGCAGGCGCCACTGACCCCATATAGATAATATCACTCCCACTGCTACTgaaactactgctgctgccaacTACAACCACACTAGGACTTTCAGTGCTCTCTTCACCACCCCCATGCCTGCCCTCTTCCAGCCACAAGTGCCTCTGTGTGGGGAAGGTAGGAGTGGAACCGATGTCGATGGCCCCCTCACTGTTCTGCTCCTCGTCCACTTCCTCCTCCAGACGGTCACCTCCAGTCGACCACCAAGTTGAGTTTCCCCCAGTTGTCTCCACTTCTCCGGAAGACGAGGTTACGCCACATTCCTCATCCCCGTCATAACTGGAGCCCTCCAGGAAGACGTTGTCACTCAGCATGACCGAACCCAACACAGAGGTCACGACCTCCAGAGGCGACGAGGAAGTAGACGAAGAggtacaggaggacagaggaagtgtgtgtgtgagttgcaGCTGGGGCACTGAGAAGCTGTAGAGGTTGGTGGTTCGGTTGAGTGTGTGACAGCGCTCGTCCGGGACCTGgtggtctggggagagggggtgtTCAGAGGGGCTGGGGGACTCCAGGATGTGGGAAACCAGGTCCACCAGGGCTTGCTGGGCCGGGGTGGAGTGGGTCAGCCCAAAGCCAAACCCAGAGGGGCTGTCATCAACATCAGCCCGCTGTAGTTCCAGAGGGCTCAGAGAGCCTGAGAATGACGGTGTGGCCAGCTTTAACACCCACTCCTCATTCTGATGGCCTGTAACTTAAGACATGTGTCGCCAAAAGGAGTTGGTCACACTGCGAAAAGAGAAAACACCTGGGGACAACGATTTTATTTTCTAGGGCCGTgtatagggctgtggcggtcacgaaATTgcatcagccggtgattgtcaagatTGTTAATTACCTTGTTATTTGCTTGACAAACATTTAGCATCTCATGGCTTCCACACATCCTCCAACCCACTTTAAAaactaataaatccatgtaatatagcctacaccttcattATTGATTTTAGACATGTCTAAAGAAACataatgaagaaaatgtagtctattgcAGAAGAACAGAATAACACTGAGTTGTCCTGATGTTaggtccttatgttaggtcctgatgtggctatgccaaatggctgtgggctacactagttcatttaccagacaagatttgcttagaattccgtggaattattttatagtatgaagaatacaattaaacaaagctgaataaaatataaatattagcTGCAAATTGAGGGGTTGCATATGTTgccattctgtgttgagcggttaacaaagaaatagatTTTCCTATACGCTTAATTTAGAGTTAATGTAACTTCATACAAACATTGTAAGGTTGCATGAGACTAATGATTTGAAGAAAGTCaattgaaaggcatgagctctgctttgttttttttgcgcaggctgtacacactccaatagtctctcattcacaatttgataAGCACTTGCAATGCCTCAAATTTCCTGGCGGAATCCCCCTTTGTGGCTGGAATGTAcctaaaaatatgtattttgcgGCCGGGAGTGACCTTCTCCCTAGCGTTTCACACGGCTCTCAGTTATgtgaaaatgacttgtgtcatgcacaaagtagatgtcctaaccgacttgccaaaactacagttagTTAACAGGAAATTTGTGGACTGGTCtaaaaacgagttaatgactccaaccttaagAGTACGTAAACTACCGACTTCAACTATATCTACGCACTTAAAAAGCAAATGGACACTTTCCCCGTGGATCATTTTCATGCCTGCCAGGTAGGCTATGCTCCAAttttaaagagaagcaatgtgcttaacaTTAGGACATTTGAGAAATAGAAAGTAGGTCTAGTCtgtagaaagctgatgggatcctcctctttctATTAGCAGCCATCACTGTTTCTCCctcaattgcatagcctatagatagACCTGTTGAGCAACAAGTGTTCGATTAGATTTGCAAAtatatttgcattgatgtcagtgattagagggacaatggaGCGCTGAGTACCATGCacttagtagcctaccaaacttgctaatgaccagcagcagcatcagagcttagagaagcctaattacatgtggaatttgactgccttcatgactcgcaACCGCCAAATacagtcaccgcaacagcccgTGTCACGTTCAACAAAGCGAATAAATGCATTGAAAAGGAACACGAGTTATTTCACTCGCTCAGGTAGAACATAATCCATTTAAATGTGTTTGTTGATTTCCCTACTGAATGGAACCCTCAGTATATACCCACCTGATAAGCTGATGCAGGACAGGCTTAGCTCCGACGTGGCTCCAGTCACATCATCCTAAAAGGAACACAGTTAAGTCATATAGTTCTGTACTTGGAAATCTTCATCTCTAATTGATGGTCCCTCCCCTCTGCCTGGTGTTCTTACCAGCATCCTCTGTAGTGTTCCAGGGTCGTCCCTGTCGCCACCCCCGTTCCCATTATCCTGGCTAGGTACAGCATGGCCCAGACTCACCATCTCCTCTCCTAGATCTACAGCCTGACAGAGAGACCACCAGACCAGGAAGTTAAAATATTGACAATCATAGGGGGAAGAAAAAAGTATGACAGGGCTATAAGAGcctgaggggggagaggaagTGAGACAGGGCTATAAGAGcctgaggggggagaggaagTGTGACAGGGCTATAAGAGcctgaggggggagaggaagTGTGACAGGGCTATAAGAGCCTgagggggagaggaagtgtgagtgaatgagtgataGTTTACAGCCATTTTCCATCCTAGTCCAGTACGGACCTTGCCCTCGGTGTTGTCGTAGAGCTGTACACTTGGCCAAGAGGAGACCTCAGAGTGGGTGTAGCTGCACAGTTTGGCCAGCAGGGGTCTCCACTCGGCAACATACGTCAGGCGCTCAAAGTCGTCCAGGGCTTGGTCGCTCCACACCTCACCTGCAGGGTTGACTCCAGCTAGGCTGCACTCGATGGCCTGGAATGGTAGGCTGAGAAAGTCACTTCTAGAAGGGGCATGAGAGAAGACAAAACATTAGCCAAAGAGCCACTAGAGAAAGCATTCATCTATGATTTATTAATACAATGAGGAATGCTGGACTATCGTCCAGCTCTTTCTGACCCCTCACCTCATACTCCGCAGACTCTCCCTGGGTAGTTCTCCATTGTCTCCGAAGTCAACATAGTAGAGGTCCACCAGGCCAGAGCCCATCACCCCCAGGACCCTCGCCCTGTTCCAGGTGCCGTAGTCCCGGTACGGAGCTGCCACGATGTCCCCCACCACGATGGTCTCCACTCGCTGCTCCTGGAGGAGTAACACAAGTCTCAACACAACAGACAATCCTATAGAAAGTGTAAAAAACATCTCTGCAATGTAGAATGGTGTTTAGAGCAGACTATTTCAATGTTTTTCTGTAGGTGGAATCTAGACAGTTGTGTTCATTAAGGCAGGCAACGGAAAACAAATGTGCAAATGTCTTAATGGACAAGACAACAAtagtcccttcctgtttcagtccGTTTTCACCTGTTTGGTGTCTAAAGAACACAAGCAATGACTGACCTGCAGGGTGCCGTTGCTGTAGAAGCGGCTCATCTCGGCAGTAAGTTTGTCCAGCTGGAGGGAGCGGACCCCCAGGATCTGGATCCAGAAGTGGTGGGGGTTCTCTGACGCCGATACATACACCTCCAGGTGCTCATCTGGCTGGAAGCTCAGGTCTGGGCTGGGAACTGGATGAGAGAAAATATCatcatacacaccattacatagTCTGTGCTGCAGAGAATAGGAAATCTCCTTTCGTAGTCAATGATTAAGGAAATTAGCCGTCAATGGGAGAGCACCTGTATCCATCTCAGTATAGTACAGCCAACTTCAAAACGGATACTACTATCCAAAATCAGAAGATCAAAACTTACTTTCAAATTTAGAAACATCTGATAGGGAGTCAGGCGACAGAAGATGGTCCTCCTCTAGTGCCTCTGTAGCCAGCTGTACGGTCTCTCCTCTATCCTGGGCAAGGTCTCTCACTGCGGTCTGGACACCGTTAGCATGGACCAGCCCCCCTTCCTCCATCCAGAGAGACCGTGGAGCCTCCTCCAGCTTCAGTTCCTGTGTGGGTTTGATCTCAGTGACCTCTGTAGC encodes:
- the tdrkh gene encoding tudor and KH domain-containing protein isoform X4, whose product is MRRVGTGKIFEERSKDERRCFYFHQLKDQPCREPVEWSLSLGTRRVMEAVREGPKSTLSSGKVVALAAGLSVGATVGYIVYRQIKSTSSPLANTEEARMSVPLEVYRTITKYQASFLDLVMQKSGAHVRVLSESSQVGEGEQSSQNSVCFLLQGSPQQVLLARCSLENLAADCETTTDVMEVPQTAFGRIIGRGGESLKLITRTTGARVLCPRERGRGLEKGMVSVTGTRLEVRRAKELILEKVFEDEAVRRRITQSSALRQKRRPFELQGQRSEELKLEEAPRSLWMEEGGLVHANGVQTAVRDLAQDRGETVQLATEALEEDHLLSPDSLSDVSKFEIPSPDLSFQPDEHLEVYVSASENPHHFWIQILGVRSLQLDKLTAEMSRFYSNGTLQEQRVETIVVGDIVAAPYRDYGTWNRARVLGVMGSGLVDLYYVDFGDNGELPRESLRSMRSDFLSLPFQAIECSLAGVNPAGEVWSDQALDDFERLTYVAEWRPLLAKLCSYTHSEVSSWPSVQLYDNTEGKAVDLGEEMVSLGHAVPSQDNGNGGGDRDDPGTLQRMLDDVTGATSELSLSCISLSEVASISGSVDDVLEDEFV
- the tdrkh gene encoding tudor and KH domain-containing protein isoform X2, giving the protein MRRVGTGKIFEERSKDERRCFYFHQLKDQPCREPVEWSLSLGTRRVMEAVREGPKSTLSSGKVVALAAGLSVGATVGYIVYRQIKSTSSPLANTEEARMSVPLEVYRTITKYQASFLDLVMQKSGAHVRVLSESSQVGEGEQSSQNSVCFLLQGSPQQVLLARCSLENLAADCETTTDVMEVPQTAFGRIIGRGGESLKLITRTTGARVLCPRERGRGLEKGMVSVTGTRLEVRRAKELILEKVFEDEAVRRRITQSSALRQKRRPFELQGQRSEELKLEEAPRSLWMEEGGLVHANGVQTAVRDLAQDRGETVQLATEALEEDHLLSPDSLSDVSKFEIPSPDLSFQPDEHLEVYVSASENPHHFWIQILGVRSLQLDKLTAEMSRFYSNGTLQEQRVETIVVGDIVAAPYRDYGTWNRARVLGVMGSGLVDLYYVDFGDNGELPRESLRSMRSDFLSLPFQAIECSLAGVNPAGEVWSDQALDDFERLTYVAEWRPLLAKLCSYTHSEVSSWPSVQLYDNTEGKAVDLGEEMVSLGHAVPSQDNGNGGGDRDDPGTLQRMLDDVTGATSELSLSCISLSGHQNEEWVLKLATPSFSGSLSPLELQRADVDDSPSGFGFGLTHSTPAQQALVDLVSHILESPSPSEHPLSPDHQVPDERCHTLNRTTNLYSFSVPQLQLTHTLPLSSCTSSSTSSSPLEVVTSVLGSVMLSDNVFLEGSSYDGDEECGVTSSSGEVETTGGNSTWWSTGGDRLEEEVDEEQNSEGAIDIGSTPTFPTQRHLWLEEGRHGGGEESTESPSVVVVGSSSSFSSSGSDIIYMGSVAPAWEKGQAVSCPNVDGGNPQRKRKATRLPFHLSEEAMDMNALESQAGMDEKTEEQRNRLDEHEMEEVNSPLGKEAGSEHRNKPSAGFHSPEEVGMESGRLGIAERPPHQRSGLQTSEQLNKEPNCTEANDRKASPQEL
- the tdrkh gene encoding tudor and KH domain-containing protein isoform X1 — its product is MRRVGTGKIFEERSKDERRCFYFHQLKDQPCREPVEWSLSLGTRRVMEAVREGPKSTLSSGKVVALAAGLSVGATVGYIVYRQIKSTSSPLANTEEARMSVPLEVYRTITKYQASFLDLVMQKSGAHVRVLSESSQVGEGEQSSQNSVCFLLQGSPQQVLLARCSLENLAADCETTTDVMEVPQTAFGRIIGRGGESLKLITRTTGARVLCPRERGRGLEKGMVSVTGTRLEVRRAKELILEKVFEDEAVRRRITQSSALRQKRRPFELQGQRSEELKLEEAPRSLWMEEGGLVHANGVQTAVRDLAQDRGETVQLATEALEEDHLLSPDSLSDVSKFEIPSPDLSFQPDEHLEVYVSASENPHHFWIQILGVRSLQLDKLTAEMSRFYSNGTLQEQRVETIVVGDIVAAPYRDYGTWNRARVLGVMGSGLVDLYYVDFGDNGELPRESLRSMRSDFLSLPFQAIECSLAGVNPAGEVWSDQALDDFERLTYVAEWRPLLAKLCSYTHSEVSSWPSVQLYDNTEGKAVDLGEEMVSLGHAVPSQDNGNGGGDRDDPGTLQRMLDDVTGATSELSLSCISLSVTGHQNEEWVLKLATPSFSGSLSPLELQRADVDDSPSGFGFGLTHSTPAQQALVDLVSHILESPSPSEHPLSPDHQVPDERCHTLNRTTNLYSFSVPQLQLTHTLPLSSCTSSSTSSSPLEVVTSVLGSVMLSDNVFLEGSSYDGDEECGVTSSSGEVETTGGNSTWWSTGGDRLEEEVDEEQNSEGAIDIGSTPTFPTQRHLWLEEGRHGGGEESTESPSVVVVGSSSSFSSSGSDIIYMGSVAPAWEKGQAVSCPNVDGGNPQRKRKATRLPFHLSEEAMDMNALESQAGMDEKTEEQRNRLDEHEMEEVNSPLGKEAGSEHRNKPSAGFHSPEEVGMESGRLGIAERPPHQRSGLQTSEQLNKEPNCTEANDRKASPQEL
- the tdrkh gene encoding tudor and KH domain-containing protein isoform X3; protein product: MEAVREGPKSTLSSGKVVALAAGLSVGATVGYIVYRQIKSTSSPLANTEEARMSVPLEVYRTITKYQASFLDLVMQKSGAHVRVLSESSQVGEGEQSSQNSVCFLLQGSPQQVLLARCSLENLAADCETTTDVMEVPQTAFGRIIGRGGESLKLITRTTGARVLCPRERGRGLEKGMVSVTGTRLEVRRAKELILEKVFEDEAVRRRITQSSALRQKRRPFELQGQRSEELKLEEAPRSLWMEEGGLVHANGVQTAVRDLAQDRGETVQLATEALEEDHLLSPDSLSDVSKFEIPSPDLSFQPDEHLEVYVSASENPHHFWIQILGVRSLQLDKLTAEMSRFYSNGTLQEQRVETIVVGDIVAAPYRDYGTWNRARVLGVMGSGLVDLYYVDFGDNGELPRESLRSMRSDFLSLPFQAIECSLAGVNPAGEVWSDQALDDFERLTYVAEWRPLLAKLCSYTHSEVSSWPSVQLYDNTEGKAVDLGEEMVSLGHAVPSQDNGNGGGDRDDPGTLQRMLDDVTGATSELSLSCISLSVTGHQNEEWVLKLATPSFSGSLSPLELQRADVDDSPSGFGFGLTHSTPAQQALVDLVSHILESPSPSEHPLSPDHQVPDERCHTLNRTTNLYSFSVPQLQLTHTLPLSSCTSSSTSSSPLEVVTSVLGSVMLSDNVFLEGSSYDGDEECGVTSSSGEVETTGGNSTWWSTGGDRLEEEVDEEQNSEGAIDIGSTPTFPTQRHLWLEEGRHGGGEESTESPSVVVVGSSSSFSSSGSDIIYMGSVAPAWEKGQAVSCPNVDGGNPQRKRKATRLPFHLSEEAMDMNALESQAGMDEKTEEQRNRLDEHEMEEVNSPLGKEAGSEHRNKPSAGFHSPEEVGMESGRLGIAERPPHQRSGLQTSEQLNKEPNCTEANDRKASPQEL